The stretch of DNA GGGGTTGCACCCCCGGACCCCCGCATGCGATTGCTCTGGACATGAGGGAGCGGGCGGGCTGGAGCATCTGTCGATGAAAATGATGGATAGTCGTGCCGGGGCGGTCTGCCCGTCCCTACCCCTATCGCAAATCCCCTCTCCACCCACACCGAGGAGTGAAGCACCCAAAAAAAGTGAGATTATTTTCTCGTCTTTCTCAAAACCCCGGCGGCGAGGAGGGCGGCGCATGCGCCCGCGAGCACGAAGCCCGGCGCTTCGGTCTGCGGCGGCGTTCCTGCGCCGGGCAGGAGGGCGAACGAGACCAGCCAGCCTTCGGCGCTCCCGTTCATCCCGGTCCACCCGGAGGCGGCGATCTCACCTGATGCGAGCACTGCCACAGAGGTAAGCCTGCCTTTGGCACTATCCCATACCCGTCCGTCGAGGACGTTCCCGTCACCGTCGATGATCTGGACCTGCGGGGCCGAGCCCCAGCGGCCGGCAAGCGCATAGCCGGTGCCGGGCACTTCGGCCATCGCGTCGATCTCGGCGCCGGGCACCTGCCGCTCCCATGCGAGGTTGCCGTCACCGTCGATCTCTGCGACCCAGGCATAGGTGGCGATCATGGTGCCGTTCTCGCCGTAGGGCTCGGTCATTGTTCCGCCGACCAGGTATCCACCGCCGCTCACCGGCAGGGAGGTGAGGATTGTGCGGTTGACTATCTCTTTCGTCCAGAGTTTCGTTCCCGAGGCGTCCGCCTTCATCAGCCACGAGGCGCCGGGCGTCTCGATGACCGGGCGGTATGTGCCTGCAACGAAGAACGACCCATCAGGCGAGGGTGAGAGGGTGTGCGCCGCTCTGCCGCCATAGGTCGCCGTCCAGCGCTCGGCGCCGGTGGGTTCATAGACGCCCAGGAATGCATCGCTTTCTCCGCCTGCTATCCAGATCCACCCGGCCGCGGCAATGCCGCCGTCCGGGAGGGCGGCGAGATCGGTGAGGCGCACCCCGTCGAGGGTGACGTTCCAGAGGGTCTGCCCGGCGGCATCAACAGCGGTGAGCTGCGACGAACCGGTGGCGTTCGCCCAGTCGCTGAGGGCCAGGAATCCGCCGTCCACCATATAGGTCGCGACAACGGCCCCGCCATCCTCCAGCGCGAGGAGGGCGGCCACGCTGTCCCCGCCGGGTGCGGCGCTCCACCCCTCGACGCCGGCGGCGTCGGTCTTGATGACGAGGGCGCTCTCCCCGGCGGTGCCGTAGCCGAACCCGCAGAGCAGGTATCCGCCGTCGGCCGCCTGACCGAGGGCAAAGAGGTCGGTGTATGTTCCTTTGTGGAAGGTGAGGTTTAGTCCAGCAGTTTCGTCGATAGAGACGGCCCCTGCGGATACGGCGAGGAGGCTGATCAGGATGAGGGCGCAGAGCCCCCCTATCATATGGTTGCGTCTTTTTGCTCTCATGTGGCACCTCGACCCCGGCCGGGGTCAGTGATAAAGCTCGTTCTATTGGTTGTGCTCCCTCCCCCTTATCCTTCATGGTGTGGTCCGGGCAGGGGGGCGAGCGGGGCGCTGCCGGTGATCGCTGCCTGAACACCGTTGAAAAGGTCTAAATACTGCGGCAGATATCCGCTCTTCTATGGAGAGAGTGCGGATCCTCGGCGCCGGCCCTGCGGGTCTCTCGGCGGCGATCACGCTTGCCCGCGCGGGCTGCGATGTCGATATCTTCGAGGCGAGGGGCGATGTCGGGACGCGCTTCCACGGGGACCTCCAGGGGCTTGAGAACTGGTCGGGAGAGACCGACGTCCTCGACGATTTCGCGAAGATGGGGATCGGGACCGACTTCGAGTACGCCCCCTATCGCGATCTCTCTGTCTCGAACGGGCGGGAGGTGCTGGACTTCTCCTGCGGGCGACCTGCGTTCTACCTGGTCGGGCGCGGGACGTCTGAGGGGAGCCTTGACACGGCGCTCAGGGACCAGGCGCTCGACGCCGGGGCAGAGATCCATTTTTCCCGGCGGGGCGCCGAAGAGGAGGCCGACATCATTGCCACGGGGCCGGTGAGGGACGGGCTCGTGGCGATTGCAAAGGGCTTCACCTTCACGACCTCGATGGAGAACACCGCCGTCGGGATCATCGACCAGACCGCCTCGCGCAAAGGCTATGCCTACCTGTTGGCGATGAACGGCCGCGGCTGTATCGCCACGGTGCTGATGGACAATTTCCAGGACGCCGGCGCCTGCCTGGAGCGGGCGAAGGCGCTCTTCGCCGGGATGACCGACCTCGATATCCGTGACCCTGCACCCTGCGGCGGGGTGGGGAGTTTCAGGACGGCGACCAGGTACCGCGACGGCGACCGCCTGTATGTCGGGGAGGCGGCCGGTCTCCAGGACCCGATGTGGGGGTTCGGGATGCGGTTTGCCGTGCGGTCGGGCTACCTCGCCGCACAGAGCATCATAGAGGGCACCGACTACGAGCGGGCGGCGTCTGAGGCGTTCGGCGACCTGATCAGGGCCGGCACCGTGAACCGGTATCTCTGGGACCGGTATGCGGTCAGAAACTATGCCTTCCTCTTCGAGCGGCTGAAGGGCGTCCGGGATCCCCTGCGGCACCTGGGGTCGTTCCACTCGTTCAACGTCTACCAGCGCCTTCTCTACCCGCGGGCCAGGCGTTACCTGAATGCAGAGTATGAGGAGAGGAAGGAGCGCCCGTCGCCTGAAGTCTGAGGCCGGGATCCGTCCCCCTTATGGTTTCCGGCGTCAACCTGATCGGCAATGGGTGAGTATTTCGTTGGCGACGTGGTCCTCGCCCCGGTTCTCTTCGACGGGTGCGGGAACGTCAAGCGCCGCCCTGCGATCGTCGTCGCCCGGGAGAGCGGCGGCCGTCTGCGGGTCTGCCCGGTGACGAGTCGAGCATCCCCTGATCTCCCGTCGGTGCCCCTGGAAATCGGCGACTTCGCCACCGGCGGGCTCGACCTCTTCGAGGAGAGCTATGCGCTGCCGTCATGTCTCACCACGATCAGGAGCGCTGACGTCGTCGGAAAAAAAGGGCGGGTCAATGAGGACTTTCTGAAGGAGCTCTCCCCGTCTCTCAGGAGCGCCGGGCACGGCGGCGGCGGGAGAGTCGATCGCCTGCAAGGTAGATCAGCACGGCGGCGACGATCCCGTTGACCGGCGGTATGCCCGGCGTGAAGGCGGCGACTGCCGACGCCCCGATATAGGCGACGATGCCCGGAGCGTTGAAGGCGCACGCCTCCGCCTCTTCGAGCGGCGGATAGGACCCCCTGTGCTTCAGGAAGAAGTCGGCGGCGATCACCCCGCCGATCGGCGGCACCAGGGTTCCCAGGACCTCCATATAGGGGACGAGCCAGGCGTACATCCCGAGCAGGGCGAGGAGGGTGCCGAGGCCGGCGCCGACCAGGGTGATCAGCCGCCGGCGTCCGGTCCTGAAGAGGTCGCACCCGGCGACCGAGACGTTGTAGATCGTGTTGTCCTGCGTGGTCCAGATGTTGGCGAAGAGCATCACCACGCCCCAGAAGAGGAGGCCCTGCAGGGCAAGGATCTGCACGATGTCGGGCTCCCCGTACACGACGGCGCCGTACGCCCCGACAAAGATCATCAGGCCGTTGCCCACGCAGAAGGCGATCATTGTGGCGATGATGGCGTTCTTCGGCGTGTCGGAAAACCGCGTCCAGTTTGTCGCCTGCGTTCCCCCTGAGATGAACGTCCCGACGACGATGGTCACCGCCTCGCCAAAGCCCATCGTCGCCGCGGGGGCGATGGAGAGGACCCCGCCGATCCCGCCGGCGTCCCGCGTGGCGATCGCCGCGCTCACCAGGATCAGGAGGCACATCAGGGGGACCGAAACCATGGAGAGGCGTTCGAGCCCCCGGTAACCGATGAATGCGGTCCAGCAGAAGGTGAACCCGAAGAGGAGCATGAGCGGGGCCTGCCAGATCGCGTCGAGGTGCAGGAGGGTGGAGAAGAGGATCGCAATCGTCGCCGTCCCCCATGCGTACCACCCGACCTGCGTGACGCCCAGGAGGAGATCCACCCACCTGCCCCCGATCGTTCCGAAGGCGAACCGCCCCATCAGCACCGTGTTGAGCCCGCTCTTCTGGGAGACGTAGGCGAGCACCGCCACGTACAGGGCGAGCAGGAGGTTCCCGCAGGCGATGACGGCAAAGAGGTCGGGCCAGAGGGGAAAGGCGACGCCGATCGCCCCGCCGCCCCACATGGTCGCGGAGAAGAAGGTGAACCCGAGGAGAATGACGGTGGTGGGCAGGAGCCCCCGCCGGTCAGAGAGGGGCACCTCGCTGAGCGGATAGTCCTCGTTCGCACCGTCTCTCCTCTCTCCAGCCATCCTGTGCCCCTGTATTCTGATACATGCTTGTTTGTGTGATATTTTGAGGGTTGCGATATGGCGATGTGAGGTCTCCCCGGCGCCTCCGGTGCACCGCAAGAGAATTATAGGGGGAAAAACCCCGGTTCATGGTAATGGCCGGGAACGTCCGCTCCCTCCTCCGCACCGATATCGAGACACCGGACGGCGTCTACATCCTCACCCTCAGGGCCGAGGATCTCTCTTCTCTCTATCCCGGCATGGTCCGCTATCTGCTCCACCTGACGAAGGGGGACGAGGTCGTCGGCACCTTCCTGACCAACACCTACGAGTACTCACCCACTGTTCCGCTCGATGCGGAGACGGCGGCGCTCCAGAAGTCGGCGGCATGGGAACGCGAACTGAGGGAGAACCGGGAGCGGTTCCTCTCTGTCGTCGGAAAAAGAATGCCGAGGCGCCCCTTCACCCTCCAACCCGCAGACGTTGTGGTGGTCCAGGGGAGCCCGCGGGCCGACGGCAATTGCAGCATCATGGCCGGATGGGCAGTGGAGGCGGCAGAAGCGGCCGGAAAAACGGCGAGGGTGGTGTACCCGGACGACCTCAGCATCCACCCCTGCATCGGGTGCTACCGCTGCTACAACACCGGCACCTGCACCTTCGACGACGAAATGGGCGAACTCATCCATCTCATCGTCCACGCCTCCCTCCTGGTCGTCTGCTCCCCGGTCTACACCAATACGGTGCCCGGCGGTCTGAAGGTCGTCATCGACCGCTGCCAGGCGCTTCATGCGGCGCGGACGCTCGGCGCCAGGAGGGCGATGCCCGCGGGCCTGCTCCTCGCGGTCTGCGGGAGAGAGGGGCTGTCCAACTTCTCCTGCCTCACTTCGGTCATGGAGGCGTTCATGGGCAATCTCGGGATCAGGCCGGCCGGCGAGGTGCTGGCGGACGGCATCGATCGGGTGAGGGACGTGAGGCTGGTCGAGGGGCTGGAGGAGCGGGTGAAAGAACGCGTCCGCTCATGTCTCTTATCTTCTCCGCTCCGCCCTTGAAGGTCTCAGGCACCGGTCTGTCTCTCCGGGGCGTCGGGCGGCGATGCCAATCATTATCTCCTGCGCCCTGCGATCATTCCTTATCTGGAGTGCTGGCAATGTTTCGAAAGGTGCTGTTCCCCACGGATTTCTCCGACTGCTCGTATAAGGCCCTCGAGTGCGTCAGGCAGATGCGGGGTGCGGGCGTGGAGGAGGTGGTGATCGTCTCTGTCCTCGACGAGCGGGATACCGACCTCGTGACGACCGGGATCGGGTGGCTGAGCGGGGACCGCATGGTCGAGTACGACGCCGGGATCGAGAGGCGGATGCGCGAGAACGTCCAGGAGCGCCTTGACGGGATGGCGGGCGTGCTGCGGGAGGCGGGCATGAAGGTGAGGACGGCAATTGAAAAGGGTGTCCCTTCCGTCGAGATCCTGGCGATTGCAAAGCGGGAGAGGGCGTCCCTCATCGTCATGGGCTCTCACGGGAAGAGCAACCTCGCCGGCGTGGTGGTGGGGTCGGTCTCGGAGGAGGTGCTCAGGCGGTCGAGTGTGCCCGTCCTGATCATCACGCGCGAGATGCAGGGCGGGTGCCGGAGCGAGGGGGAAGAGTAGTCCGGGAGATGGGGCGCCCCCCGGAAACACGTCGCTCCCTTCTCTCATTCGAGAAAGTCCGAGAGCGCCGCGAGCGCCGCCGGCATGTCCCGGCGCGCAAAACCGATCCTGAAATGGCTGTCGCCGTAGCCGTAGGTCTCTGACGGCAGGAGGAGCACGCCCGCTCCCGTCACTGCCTCATCGCAGAAGGCGGCGGCGCTCCCCCGGAGGAGCCGTGGGAATGCGATCGGCCCGGCATTCGGCCGGACCCAGGAGAACCGGTCGGCGTGCCGGGCGAAGAACCGGTCGAGGAGGGGGAGGTTCTCCCTGACGATCCCGAGGTTCCGTTCGACGATCTCTTCCCGGTGCCTGAGGGCGAGGGTGGAGAGGAACTCGCTCGGGGCGCTGCAGCAGATGGTGGTGTAGTCCTTGAGCGCCGCCATCCTGGAGAGCATGCCTGTGTCCTGTGCGGCGGTCCAGCCGATCCGCAGGCCGGCGAGCCCGAAGGACTTCGACATGACGCCGATCGAGATGCCCTTCTCGTAGATATCGGCCATCGGGGGGAGGCGGTCTTTCGGGTCGTGTTCGAGGAAGCGGTAGACCTCGTCGGAGAAGACGTGGATGTCGCGCTCTTCGGCGATCTCTTTCACCGCAAAAAACTCCTCTTTCATCATCTGCGCTCCGGTCGGGTTGTGCGGGCTGTTGATGACGATCGCCTTCGTCGAGGGCGTGACGAGGTCCTTGAGCCGCTCGATGTCGGGGCGCCACCCGTCTGCGTCAGAGAGCGTCCATGCCGCGACCCGGCAGCCGATGCCCCGCGCCACCTCGTGGAGCGACTGGTAGGCCGGGCACTGGACGACGATCTCGTCGCCAGGTGAGAGCATGGCGTTCATGTAGAGGAAGATCGCCTCTTCGGCCCCGGCCGAGACGAGGACGTTCTCCGGGCCGACCCCGGCGTACAGCCCTGCAATTCCGGCACGCAGATCCGGGTCGCCCTGTGTCTCGGTGTAGCCGAGGTTTCTGGCCATGAACCTCTCCTTCGCCCCCTCTTCGAGCGCCAGCAGGTCGGCGATGCTGACCGATTCGCAGTCCGAGGTGCAGAGCAGGCGGGGGGCGGAAAATTCGTGGCGTGAGAGGTAGCGTTCGAGTTTGAATGCCGGTAGACGCATATTTTAAATTCTGATCTCTGCGGTTATGAACGATCTCTTCTCCTGCTGCCGCCCCCGATAAATATATGAAGTATTTTTATATATCTCGGGCAGGCATTCACATCATGGACCCTCTGATCCAGGTCACGCCGCCGGGCCCGCGTGCCCGTGCCGTCCTTGAGCGCGACGCGGGGGTGGTTTCGCAGTCGATGGTGCGGGCCTACCCGCTGGTCATCGAGCGTGCGGAGGGCACGAACCTCTGGGACGTCGACGGGAACCGTTACCTCGACTTCACCGCCGGGATCTCGGTGATGAACGTGGGCTGGAACCACCCGGCGGTCGTCGGGGCGGTGCGGGAGCAGGTCGGCCGCCTCTCCCATGCCGCCTTTCTGGATTTCTGCGCCGAGGTGCCGGTGCGGTTTGCCGAGGAACTGGTCGGGATGCTTCCCGCCGGGCTCGACCGCGTCTATTTCTCAAACTCCGGGGCCGAGACGGTGGAGGCCGCCCTCAAACTCGCCCGCCACCACACGAAGCGGAAGTATTTCATCTCTTTTTATGGCGGCTTCCACGGCCGGACCTACGGGGCGCTCTCATTGACGGCGGCGAAGGTGATCCAGAGAAAGCATTTCGGTCCGTTTCTCCCGGTGGTGCATGCGCCCTATCCCGACCCTTACCGTCCGCTCTGCCCGTGTTCGGGCGACGAGTGCGCCCTCGATGCGATCAGGTACATTAAAGAGGAGATCTTCAGGACCGAGGTCTCCCCTGAGGAGGTGGCGGCGATCGTCGTCGAACCGGTGCAGGGGGAGGGCGGCTACATCGTCCCGCCCCGCCTCTTCCTGCGAGCCCTGCGCGACCTCTGCGACGAGCACGGGATCCTCCTGGTCGCCGACGAGGTGCAGAGCGGGTGCTACCGAACCGGGCGGTTTCTCGCCTCCGAGCATTCGGGCGTGGTGCCCGACATCGTCTGCCTTGCCAAGGCGCTCGGCGGGGGGCTTCCGCTCGGCGTCACCGTCGCTTCAGACGAGGTGATGACCTGGCCGCCGGGTTCTCACGCGAGCACCTTCGGCGGCAACTGCGCCGCCTGCGCCGCAGGTCTGGCCGTGCTCTCGGTGATGCGCGAGAAAGGGTTTGGTGAGCGGGTGACCGAGACCGGGGAGCACCTGATCGCCGGGCTGCAGGGGTTGATGGAGCGGCACCGGATCATCGGCGACGTGCGGGGGATCGGGCTGATGGCGGCGATCGAGCTGGTTCGGGACAGGGGGACGAAAGAACCGGCCCGAGAGGAGAGGAACGAGATCCTCAAACGGGCGTTCGAGGCCGGGCTCACCCTCCTGCCCGCAGGCGAGTCGGCGATCCGGTTCAGTCCGCCGCTGACGATCCGGCCGGCCGAGATCGATGCCGGCCTTGCGATCCTCGACCGGGCGATGGAGGGCTACTGAAAGGGAGGTTGGAAAGATGAAACAGAAGATCACGTACGTGAGCCTTGAGTCTGATGCGAGCATGCACGTCTCGTACGAGGCGGCGCTATCCGGGTTTGAGCGGAACTTCGGCCACCGGTATCCGCTCTATATCGGGGGGAAGGGCTTTGAGCCGGCCGGGGATTTCGCGGTGCGCTCCCCGGTCGACCGGGACATTATCATCGGGTATTTTCAGGAGGCCGGAGAGAACGAGGCGCACGCGGCGATCCGCGTGGCGAAGGAGGCGTTTCCCGCCTGGAGCGGCACCGACCCGGCCGAGCGGATCGGGGCGCTGCGAAAGGCGGCAGATCTCCTTGAGCGGCAGGTCTTCGATCTTGCCGCCCTGATCACGATCGAGGCCGGGAAGACGAGGAGCGAAGCGGTGGCCGAGGTCGGGGAGGCGGTGGAGATGATCCGCTACTACGCCGCGGTCTACGAGAAGAGCGATCACTTCACGGTGAGGATGCAGCCCGAGGCGCCGGGGGGGGTGAGTCTCAGCACAATGCGCCCGCACGGCGTCTGGGTGGTGATCTCCCCCTTCAACTTCCCGCTCGCCCTCGCCGCGGGGATGGCCTCAGCCGCTCTCCTCACCGGGAACACGGTGGTGATGAAACCAGCGAGCGCCACCCCCCTGACCGGGATCCGCCTCTACGAGGCCTTCATCCAGGGGGGCGTGCCTGCCGGTGCGGTGAACCTCATCACCGGCCCGGGCGCCCCCTTCGGCGAGGCGGTGACCTCGAGCCCTGACGTCGACGGGATCGCCTTCACCGGATCGCGGGAGGTGGGGATGTGGCTCCAGCGCGCCTTCGTGGTGAAGCAGCCCTACCCGAAACCGTTTATTGCCGAGATGGGGAGCAAGAACCCCTGCATCGTGACCGATAAGGCCGACCTCGATAAGGCGGTCGAGGGAGTGGTGCGGTCGGCGTTCGGCTACGGCGGGCAGAAGTGCAGCGCCACCTCGCGTGTCTACGTCCACCGTGACGTGGCCGAGGCGTATGCGAGGGCGCTTATTGCGCGCACCGAGGAGTTGAAGGTGGGCGATCCCCGCGAGCGGGACGTCTCTCTCGGCCCCCTGATCTCTGAGGCGGCGCAAAAGACCTATGAGGCGGCGGTGGCGCTCGCCCTGAAGGACGGCGGGCGGGTGATCACCGGCGGCGGGGTCTGCTCTGAGGGCAGCCGTGCGAGGGGATATTATGTGCGCCCGACGATCGTCGCCGGGCTCGCGCAGGACCATCCCCTGATGCGGGACGAACTCTTTGTGCCGCTCCTCTGCCTCAGGACCTTCGCCTCGCTCCCCGAGGCGGTCGGCCTCGCGAACGAGACTGAGTTCGGGCTGACGGCCGGGATCTTCTCCGAGGATGAGGGCGAGGTCGATTACTTCTTCGATCACATCCGTTTCGGGGTCTGCTATGCAAACCGGCAGGGCGGGGCGACGACCGGGGCATGGCCGGGCAGGCAGTCTTTCGGCGGGTGGAAGGCGAGCGGCTCGACGGGCCGGGGGGCCGGCGGGCCGTATTACCTGTTTTCGTATCTCAGGGAGCAGGCGCAGACCAGGCTGTGACCCCCCTCGTCACCTTTTTCCATGCCGGCGCCGATCCCGGTGCATGACGCCCCCGGAGAGATGGGCGCTCCCCGACCTGGAGGCCGCAGCGGCGCGGTGCAGGGAGCGCAATGCCGCCGGGATCAGGTGCATCCTCTCCCCGCTCGGGGAGTACGCCGCGGACGAGGCCGCGGCCGACCGGGCCGGGGAGGCGTACCGTGCGGCGATGGGGGCGATCGCCGCGGAGGGCCTCGATGCCTCGGTCGCCGTGAAACTCTCGGCCCTCGGTGCAGCCGCCGGCCTGGCCCATTGGGGCGACCGCCTCGGGCTGATCGTGGACGAGGGGCGACGGCGGCATGTCGGCATCGAGATCGACATGGAAGGCGCCGCCATGGTGGGCCCGGCGATCGCCGCGGCAGAAGAGGCGGCGGCCTCAGGCGCCCCGTCCGGGCTTGCGGTGCAGGCCTACCTGAACCGTTCGGCGGCCGATCTGCCGCGCATCCTGCGGGCAGGGATCACCCCCCGCCTGGTGAAGGGCGCCTATATCGGGGACACCGGCGATTTTTCGGATATTCAGCGGCGGTTTCTCGACCTCGCAGCCGCCGCTCTGGAGTCGGGGCGGCCCTTCTCGGTAGGCACCCATGACCCGGACCTTATCGGCTGGATCGTCGGGACCGCAGACCGCCGCCTGATCGAATGTGGTTTCCTGATGGGGCTTGCAGACGACACGAAGGTCCGCATGGCCCGGGAGGGGTGGCGGGTGGCGGAGTACATCCCCTTCGGTGAGGAGCGGGCGGCATATGAGGGGCGGCGGTGGAGGTACCTCAGGTCGATCGAGGCTCTCGGGCGGTCTCCTGTGCTGTAGCGATGCGATACGCTCGCGCAGCGATAACGGGTTGTTTTTGTTGTGCTGATGGGAAGAATCGCTTTGCTCACGATGCAGTTTTCAAAGGGGGTGGTTTTATCATGGCAAAACTGTGATCGGGGCAGGTATGGTCGGTTTCCCCTTTCCGGATCTCGCCCTGGCCTTCCCGGTCCAATACCCGCGGGGATGGGGAAGGCAGTCGATCGAAAACGAGGATCGCCGCCTCGATACCGGGGGGGCCTGCTGCCACCCCCGGTCCCCCCGCCGGTTGCGATTGAGGGGATGATGGATGATCGCTTCTTCGGCCCGCCCGTTCCCTCATGTCCAGGGCAATCGTGTGCGGGGGTCCGGGGGTGCAACCCCCGGCCGAGAATGCGGGGAAGGCGAAGAAAAAAAGATTCTATCCTCAGGCGCCGGTCACGTACCGTTCCGGCACCAGCACCTGCAGCGTATAAGACTTGATCGACCTGGTGTTGATCACGAACCAGTAGTCGCGGCCGCCCTCAAAGAACCGCTCCTTCCAGGCCTCCTTCCTGATCGCCGGATCGAAGTCCTTACCCGTGATAAAGTCAGAGTCTCTCTTCGTAACGATCCTGACGAAGCGGTTCGGGTCGGTGGCGTCCATCACCTGCACGTTCAGAAGGGAAAACTCGGTATTGTAAGCCTCGGCATCATAGGCGAGCTCCCAGTAGGGGTACGGGATGGAGATAATGTCGGTCGTCCCGCTCCCCGACCCCCTGACGACGGCGTAGACCACCATCGCCCGGGAGGTGGTGTTCCCTGACGGCGGCACCGACATCTTCGCCTCCTCCCCGGTGGGTGTGATCCCGTACGAAG from Methanofollis liminatans DSM 4140 encodes:
- a CDS encoding flavodoxin family protein → MAGNVRSLLRTDIETPDGVYILTLRAEDLSSLYPGMVRYLLHLTKGDEVVGTFLTNTYEYSPTVPLDAETAALQKSAAWERELRENRERFLSVVGKRMPRRPFTLQPADVVVVQGSPRADGNCSIMAGWAVEAAEAAGKTARVVYPDDLSIHPCIGCYRCYNTGTCTFDDEMGELIHLIVHASLLVVCSPVYTNTVPGGLKVVIDRCQALHAARTLGARRAMPAGLLLAVCGREGLSNFSCLTSVMEAFMGNLGIRPAGEVLADGIDRVRDVRLVEGLEERVKERVRSCLLSSPLRP
- a CDS encoding aminotransferase class I/II-fold pyridoxal phosphate-dependent enzyme, which produces MRLPAFKLERYLSRHEFSAPRLLCTSDCESVSIADLLALEEGAKERFMARNLGYTETQGDPDLRAGIAGLYAGVGPENVLVSAGAEEAIFLYMNAMLSPGDEIVVQCPAYQSLHEVARGIGCRVAAWTLSDADGWRPDIERLKDLVTPSTKAIVINSPHNPTGAQMMKEEFFAVKEIAEERDIHVFSDEVYRFLEHDPKDRLPPMADIYEKGISIGVMSKSFGLAGLRIGWTAAQDTGMLSRMAALKDYTTICCSAPSEFLSTLALRHREEIVERNLGIVRENLPLLDRFFARHADRFSWVRPNAGPIAFPRLLRGSAAAFCDEAVTGAGVLLLPSETYGYGDSHFRIGFARRDMPAALAALSDFLE
- a CDS encoding aldehyde dehydrogenase family protein, with the translated sequence MKQKITYVSLESDASMHVSYEAALSGFERNFGHRYPLYIGGKGFEPAGDFAVRSPVDRDIIIGYFQEAGENEAHAAIRVAKEAFPAWSGTDPAERIGALRKAADLLERQVFDLAALITIEAGKTRSEAVAEVGEAVEMIRYYAAVYEKSDHFTVRMQPEAPGGVSLSTMRPHGVWVVISPFNFPLALAAGMASAALLTGNTVVMKPASATPLTGIRLYEAFIQGGVPAGAVNLITGPGAPFGEAVTSSPDVDGIAFTGSREVGMWLQRAFVVKQPYPKPFIAEMGSKNPCIVTDKADLDKAVEGVVRSAFGYGGQKCSATSRVYVHRDVAEAYARALIARTEELKVGDPRERDVSLGPLISEAAQKTYEAAVALALKDGGRVITGGGVCSEGSRARGYYVRPTIVAGLAQDHPLMRDELFVPLLCLRTFASLPEAVGLANETEFGLTAGIFSEDEGEVDYFFDHIRFGVCYANRQGGATTGAWPGRQSFGGWKASGSTGRGAGGPYYLFSYLREQAQTRL
- the codB gene encoding cytosine permease; this encodes MAGERRDGANEDYPLSEVPLSDRRGLLPTTVILLGFTFFSATMWGGGAIGVAFPLWPDLFAVIACGNLLLALYVAVLAYVSQKSGLNTVLMGRFAFGTIGGRWVDLLLGVTQVGWYAWGTATIAILFSTLLHLDAIWQAPLMLLFGFTFCWTAFIGYRGLERLSMVSVPLMCLLILVSAAIATRDAGGIGGVLSIAPAATMGFGEAVTIVVGTFISGGTQATNWTRFSDTPKNAIIATMIAFCVGNGLMIFVGAYGAVVYGEPDIVQILALQGLLFWGVVMLFANIWTTQDNTIYNVSVAGCDLFRTGRRRLITLVGAGLGTLLALLGMYAWLVPYMEVLGTLVPPIGGVIAADFFLKHRGSYPPLEEAEACAFNAPGIVAYIGASAVAAFTPGIPPVNGIVAAVLIYLAGDRLSRRRRARRS
- a CDS encoding type II toxin-antitoxin system PemK/MazF family toxin, producing MGEYFVGDVVLAPVLFDGCGNVKRRPAIVVARESGGRLRVCPVTSRASPDLPSVPLEIGDFATGGLDLFEESYALPSCLTTIRSADVVGKKGRVNEDFLKELSPSLRSAGHGGGGRVDRLQGRSARRRRSR
- a CDS encoding universal stress protein, which encodes MLFPTDFSDCSYKALECVRQMRGAGVEEVVIVSVLDERDTDLVTTGIGWLSGDRMVEYDAGIERRMRENVQERLDGMAGVLREAGMKVRTAIEKGVPSVEILAIAKRERASLIVMGSHGKSNLAGVVVGSVSEEVLRRSSVPVLIITREMQGGCRSEGEE
- a CDS encoding NAD(P)/FAD-dependent oxidoreductase, encoding MERVRILGAGPAGLSAAITLARAGCDVDIFEARGDVGTRFHGDLQGLENWSGETDVLDDFAKMGIGTDFEYAPYRDLSVSNGREVLDFSCGRPAFYLVGRGTSEGSLDTALRDQALDAGAEIHFSRRGAEEEADIIATGPVRDGLVAIAKGFTFTTSMENTAVGIIDQTASRKGYAYLLAMNGRGCIATVLMDNFQDAGACLERAKALFAGMTDLDIRDPAPCGGVGSFRTATRYRDGDRLYVGEAAGLQDPMWGFGMRFAVRSGYLAAQSIIEGTDYERAASEAFGDLIRAGTVNRYLWDRYAVRNYAFLFERLKGVRDPLRHLGSFHSFNVYQRLLYPRARRYLNAEYEERKERPSPEV
- a CDS encoding proline dehydrogenase family protein, which encodes MTPPERWALPDLEAAAARCRERNAAGIRCILSPLGEYAADEAAADRAGEAYRAAMGAIAAEGLDASVAVKLSALGAAAGLAHWGDRLGLIVDEGRRRHVGIEIDMEGAAMVGPAIAAAEEAAASGAPSGLAVQAYLNRSAADLPRILRAGITPRLVKGAYIGDTGDFSDIQRRFLDLAAAALESGRPFSVGTHDPDLIGWIVGTADRRLIECGFLMGLADDTKVRMAREGWRVAEYIPFGEERAAYEGRRWRYLRSIEALGRSPVL
- a CDS encoding acetyl ornithine aminotransferase family protein, yielding MDPLIQVTPPGPRARAVLERDAGVVSQSMVRAYPLVIERAEGTNLWDVDGNRYLDFTAGISVMNVGWNHPAVVGAVREQVGRLSHAAFLDFCAEVPVRFAEELVGMLPAGLDRVYFSNSGAETVEAALKLARHHTKRKYFISFYGGFHGRTYGALSLTAAKVIQRKHFGPFLPVVHAPYPDPYRPLCPCSGDECALDAIRYIKEEIFRTEVSPEEVAAIVVEPVQGEGGYIVPPRLFLRALRDLCDEHGILLVADEVQSGCYRTGRFLASEHSGVVPDIVCLAKALGGGLPLGVTVASDEVMTWPPGSHASTFGGNCAACAAGLAVLSVMREKGFGERVTETGEHLIAGLQGLMERHRIIGDVRGIGLMAAIELVRDRGTKEPAREERNEILKRAFEAGLTLLPAGESAIRFSPPLTIRPAEIDAGLAILDRAMEGY